The DNA window CGACGAACTCTTGAGTACGTTTGAAAGGAAATTGTACaaacttttgaagattttgcaGCTATCTCCAGATAGGGAGCATAATGTGACACTTGAGGAATTTATTGAAGTAAGCCTCACGGGATCTGATAAAACTAAGCAGAACAAGATATCCCAACCTGCCTCAGACTATTTCTGGAATAAAAACTTACTATCAGAGGAGATAGGTGAAATTATAAGACTAAAAGAGTTGTCGGAAACAAAATACTTCGATAAATACATATATTGGGGTAGTAATAAGATGATAGCATACCAGCTATGGCTATTCGATTCCGAGAAACAGGATATTCTCACCAGTGCAAGGAACATCAGAAGTTCCCTTCATGCGCAGGTCGTAAGTCTTGAGTTAACACGACTGTACAGCAAGACAGAGCTGAAAAAGCTTTTGCACCACTTGAGGTCAGCTAACTACGACTTAAATGAAACGAGGAAAACGCTTCTAGTAAAAGATAGAGCATCTGTTGACCAGGTTATTAAAAGGGAAAAAGTGGAAGGAAATATCAAATACATTCAAGATGGGTCGCTTCATCTCGTACAAGCAATTGGTGCCTTAACGATATGCATTGTCAGTCATATGCATATTTGTGTTGCAATCTTTACAGTACTACTACCATTACAATTTATTTTGTGGATGCTCATGGTGATCAGCGAATGCTTTTGAAATAGAACATTCTATTACTAGTGTGACTGCATTCCcttttgattaatttcaaagatataGTGGGCTTTCGGTCTGCGTAGCACAGTTTTGTGAGAGGAGTTGAGTAGACGCACgagtattttttttttttttttttttgacaacAACGTGAGTTGTTGTCGTTGTGAAATTTcatatataagaaaaaaagatttcGAACAAATCAATTGTGCATTGATGCTGGTTACAAATTCCTATATTATACCTTTAAAAAGGAAGTATAGCAATTACTTAAATAATGGTTTACTCTACCAGACAAATTGGTGCTAAGAACACTTTAGAATACAAGGTTTACATCGAAGAAGATGGTAAGCCAATTTCTGCATTCCACGATATCCCATTATATGCagacaaagaaaacaatattttcaacatGGTTGTTGAAATCCCACGTTGGAGCAACGCCAAGTTAGAAATTACCAAGGAAGATGCTTTGAACCCAATTATTCAAGACACTAAGGATGGTAAATTAAGATTTGTTAGAAACTGTTTCCCACACCATGGTTACATTCACAATT is part of the Kazachstania africana CBS 2517 chromosome 1, complete genome genome and encodes:
- the KAFR0A01250 gene encoding uncharacterized protein, whose protein sequence is MRLLLICSCVLFILINSAFAISFSAGDESDFSETYRLLKGIENDELLSTFERKLYKLLKILQLSPDREHNVTLEEFIEVSLTGSDKTKQNKISQPASDYFWNKNLLSEEIGEIIRLKELSETKYFDKYIYWGSNKMIAYQLWLFDSEKQDILTSARNIRSSLHAQVVSLELTRLYSKTELKKLLHHLRSANYDLNETRKTLLVKDRASVDQVIKREKVEGNIKYIQDGSLHLVQAIGALTICIVSHMHICVAIFTVLLPLQFILWMLMVISECF